Within the Taeniopygia guttata chromosome 1, bTaeGut7.mat, whole genome shotgun sequence genome, the region attttaaaaagtcttcaGAATCCAGagttcaaatatttcaaatgtttaTTAATCACATTCACAGTGTAATACAAATTACATTAAAAGCTACACATGAAATATACAAAGAATACATTAAACATGTACCATTCTGTAATGCAAAGAATTCCAGACTCTTAAGCTAGAAGTGTTCTTAACACCTGTTAGCAAGAAATGGAAATCAATCATTGGATTGAGAAACTCCTTCAttatttagggattttttattaaaaattcttgAAGCCAGTAAATAGACcattcatgttaaaaaaaaaaaaaaaaaaaatcaccactgCTCTTTCCCAGCATGTAGAAAAGTTATTCCACTGTTTCAAGTCCCGTCCTCCAGCAAAAGGAGTCACAAAAGTCCATTTAGCACTTTGTTTCCAGAGCAGGTTGATGATACAAAAAATAAGCTATAAACATACACATAATCATGTGTCAGCATGTAACTTTGGAAATATATGTAGAATTTAGAGACCAAGACAGTCTGGTATATGTACTGCTGATAGAAATCACACAATGACAGCTCTGAAGTACATTATACAATTTCAAAGTACTGTCCATACCAAAATAATACATTTACTGTACATGTCTAGATTATTTCCTGTAAATGTTGGCTGATTAGTTGTGCTAGTACTTTAGAGAGTAAGATAAAGTTTTTAGTTCTTTTTACAGCCTCAACTCACACttaccaataaaaaaaaaaaaaaaaaaaaaaaatcctggctAGCTAAGTGCAAGTAACTGGTAATTTCTGATACCAGTTGAGTTCTGGTGGTGGCTTAACTTTgttaaataaaaacatctcAAAGAAGATGCAACTTTCTTACCTCCAGTACACCAATGGTTTTGTTTATTCAGAAGATATTCTTCCTTATTTAATCTATGCATAACTGTAACAAGAGGTCCTAAGGACATATGCTTGTGCTTAAACTAAACGCAAGCATTTGCTCAGTAGCAACAAAATGACAATTCAGAACCTCTTTTGGTCATTACAGAACTATGAATTTCTGAAGAGATTCTTTAAtgtgctaattaaaaaaaaattagagatgTGTCTTTAGCCACCCACTTTGGAGCTCCAGAGCTGTGAAACTGATGAGTCAAGACTCAAAGACTCATCTTAAGTTAAAATTTGCAAGATCTTCCCTTTTGATAGATGACCATAATGAGGAAATTGCATTAGCACCTCAACACAGCCCTTTCAATGAACTGTAAAGGCTATGCAAGCTGGCAACCCATGttttaattatgaaatttgGATTTGTGTGTCTGCATGCACAATTGTTTCAAGTATTACAGAGGGCTTATAAACCTGGACTGAAGCTTTAAGTTCATGTAGAAAAATCAGGACGTaacatgcaaaaataaatcaatcatGTATTTAATATCCATATAGATATGCATTATAATATGCATATTTAGCAATAAGCATTATTACTGAACACTATTCAGATTCATCTTACAAAACACTCCTTCCATCTGTCTTTAGaattaatacaaaataaatcctATGGCAGTGTCTAGCACTTTACAGCACTTTCTATATTACTTCTGCATGTAAAAGCTTTCTCCTGGGGTTTAGCAAGGAAGAAGGGGTTTTTAATGCCATCAGAGTCCTTCCCTGACTTCTGGCTATGTCCCTTCTAGCAAACAATAATATGCCAGAGCTTTATTGCTCAAGGGCAAAGAAACCTCAAATATATCCCATGTGTGAGCTGGCAATGCCAGAGGCAGATGTATTGCCAAAGAACCTGAGCAGACCTTAAGAGTAGCTTCAGCAGAGCACTCATGCTCAGGATTCACCTCAAAGCAGAAAAGCCTGGAAGTGCTCACTTACCAGAATGCTGTTGTGACAACTCTCACCACAAATGCTGCTGTAAACAAATTTATTCAAAAAGCATGCTGAAGCAGAGTAAGCCAAAGTCACAAACTGCTTTTGAAAGCATGCTACAAGTACAATTCATTTCAGACTAAGCTTTCAGAAAAACTCAACGACAGCTTCCTTCCTGGACCCCCAGTGAAGACAAATTTGCATGTGGGAAAATTTTGAAGGGCAAATTTCACATAAATACACTTTCTAAACAATGCATCTGAGTGAAAGATAACAATTACTATTGCATCGAAATTGGATCAGCATTgcacttttaaaatatgtataatCATTAGATGTTGTCAAGAAACATTAAAGTGTCAATAGATTTTTAGAAATCACTGTAAAAAATTAGTAGAAAAGCTCAATTGTTTTTGAAGTTAAACTTAAGTTTCAAACACAATGCACATGGCTATCTATGCAGTTTACTCCAGTTGAGATAATACGGTATTGAAAACCACCAGTGGCATTATAAAAGGGATATATGAGAAATACAAAACTAAATGACAAAAGTACTGTGATATTGAAGCCAAGTGACATCCAAGTGCTAAGACAAATGATACGTGAGCACCTTCATGCTAAACTTCACATTCCCATCTGCATGTCAGCAAAATTGTAGAAATTGTCTACATCTTGAGATGCTGATGCTTTGCTTTCCGACACAAAAACCTGTTTtgttaaacaaaaaaacagttATGCATCAGTAAAAGTAGTCGTGCTCAACTGGAACCAGTAATGCTTATTTTTAGTTTTGCATTTCATGAGAGACACAACTCTGTTGGTTCTCACTGCATCTCTCAGCCCTGATGCATCCACCATTTGTTATTGTCACCATTTCCTAGCACACATGCTGGCTGCATTAAACCTTGCCTTCAGGATCAGGAGCTTGGGGCTTCATTATTCAGGGGTCACAGCTTCAGTTAGTGTCTATTTAGATATATTTTGATTGGTAAAGTCAACTCTCTCCAggagagtggggaaaaaatatatacacaaaATCCTTAGACTACTACTTTCCTTTACAGAAAGGGAGAGTTTGTAAGAAAGACTTGCTTGTACTATATTACCCTAAAAAATCTTCATATCTTCTCCAGAAGAtgactattttttaaaaggtaacTTCAATtacttttgcatttttcaaaatttatcaATGTAAGTTAAAGTCCAAGCTCCAGGACAGTCACCTTTGAAAGCTTTCAGCAGATCAGCAATAATAGTCTTAGGTAGTATCCAAACAGTTGAGAGTAAACTGAGGACATTGTGGCTGTTCACCCATCTCAACATGCAAGCAATAGCCTCAATCAAAAAATTAAATGGGATTACTTATTACAAGATGACTCTTTTCCAGAAACTGGGCAGCCTAGTTCCAAGTATTTTGAAAGGAACTGAAAGACAGCAAGGAGCTGCATGGATGCTATGTCTCAAAGACATTCTAGTCATCTTTGAACAGCTGCCCGAAAACAAAGGGTTTGTCACTCTCCTGTTATCAGGAGTGCTCTAAATGTTTCCATAAACATTCTCAAAACCATTGCCATTTAGAGAAATCAAACAGCAAGGAAAGAGAAGGTGTGGTGTAAGGAAGCTAAAGTGAAAGAAgctgacagaagaaaaaagaacacTCTGTGAAGGACATTCTGTGGCATCCTACACAGCAAAAGCAAACATGGAAAAAAGTTGAAATCTCATCATATTATCTTTGTTGTGGTTTAATAGACAGGACAAAGTTAAGTGACTAAATCCAAGACTTGAAGTGGAACTTTTTTATACTACAATTATAGGACTTGATTTTGTGTTatgggaaaaaagttttaagtGGAAATCTTATATTCTTCAGTGGATTTGGGGATTCAGAACTCTCTTTCCTAGGACAATTTTCTTGTCAGCAAAAAGTAACTAATGTTTTGGgtacaaaaaccaaaacaacaacaaaaggaTATTCCAATTTTACTACCCATGAACCTAAAAATATGTGTAGTATGTCAGCACTATATCTTGACCATTAAATAGCTCAGAcattctgtaatattttctgaGAACAAAGCAATACACCAGCTTACCTTGGTCCCACTAAAAACTTCATTTACAGTGCTTTGACATTGTTCCACAGCACCATCTCCGTTGAACTCCAAAGCAATCACTGGACCTAGAAAATAGTTTAGTCTAAAATCAATAATACTTTTAAGCTTGGCATTGAAACAGTAGATTTCTCAACCCATAGGGAATTGTGAAGCTTGCaacaagcattttatttttttgcttgagCAGCCCATAGTGGCAAATAGAATATTAAAAAGACTTAAGCATGTTACAAAAAAAAGGTACCATGTTATGTGCAATtccatgcctttttttttttctttttctttttttttttttttttttttttttaaagatatttggGCAGGGTTCCAGCTTTACTTCTTGAAAGGCAGCAATAGCACAAAAATGCTAAGGAGTGCAAGGCATCATGGAAGTGAGTCAGACTATGCTGCTCAAATAGTGAGCCATTTCACAGACATCTGGAGTGGGACTGAGTCATTCAAGCACTTTTGCTTCAGTCCCAAGATAGTGAATTGCCCAATTTTTAGACTTGTTCTCACCCCCTATTTGCAGATCTGCTTTCTCTGGTTTCATTCTGAACATGGTATTTCTTCCCTCATGACTGTAATATAGCCCATAAGCTGGACTATCATCTTACAATGACTTGTCCTATTCTTGCAATGAGCATTACAGACCTCTCATGTCGCCATGAAAAAACCTGCTTGTTGCTACTAAGTTTGGGAATGTGCAGTGAGCTTTAGCATGTAACAGAAAACAAGACATCAgtacttctgaaaaaaagagaCAACACTCAACTGCAGTCATATCAATAGAAAGACTTCTGAAATACTCTTGACGGTACACCAGTTatcaagaataattttaaacactTATCTGCTTTATGTACACCTATACCGATTTGCTTAAACAATTTATAAGGAAACACTGAACAGCTCAGTGGTTGAGCTATCACTGGGATAAGTCAGAAATAATCTAAAAGCATGAGCTTTTTTTGACCATTCCAGGCAGTTCTGCATGTGCCACTGCTCCTGAGCTATGCAGTTGGACCACTAGGGGggaaacagaaacacaaaatataTGTGAAATAACTCATTTTTGATGCCTTCAGGAGTTTTGGCTGGTTTAGGGCCTCACTGAGGCTTCCAAAACTCATCTCAACCGGTTTTGCAGTATGcaaaaaatacttgaaataaaaaattgtcCTTCATGCCTCTTTCTTCTCCAGAACTCCCTAGTGACAGATTTCTATAACAAGAGGAGAAAGAATACACAAACCTTTTTCCAGCAGTGGAATGAATTCTAATGCACTCTGCTGGAAAACTCTGTGAGCATCCTCTGCCTTCATTAAAACTTCTTTAGTCTGTACCAGCTGAAAGCCTTTGCTAGTCATCTGTTAACAGAGGAAGAATTCATGTTAAACATGCTTCTAAGGCAGAGTTCAACTTGAGTATCCAGATTATACTGTAATAGACCATTTTTCCCATACATATTAAGTCTCAGAGCAAAGGGACTCTTTTTGCTCTTTTCAGAgataatttgctttttctacacttctgtttattttcattccatTCATCCAGATTTTCTCCTCTGCCCTAGTGAACCTAGAGGAATAAATGTGAATGTTTTTGTGTTATATATTAGGGTCCGGGGTTATGTGTTTTTCCCCCACAATCCCTCACAAGTAGAAACTAATGGAGTTAAAGTCATTCAGCATCTGGAAACAAGCAGTCAGTTCTCTTTAGTCTGCAATAGTTCAGTCAAGCATTAGCTCAAATTCTCATCAATCCACTGCCAAGTTTTCAGTTTTGGAACAAGAGTTAACAACGTTTGAAAACACATATACACATCCCACCCCCTCATTTTTACTCCAAATCTAATATGAAACTAAAAGCATGTGGGAAAggaacaaatacatttttacttCCAAAACATCCATTAATCTACAGAGCAGTTAAGATTTCCACAGAAACTCACTAACTAGTCCTTTAGCATCTTCTTAACTCTAACTTCTAAATAACTACTAACAGAGGAGAACACATCTATTACTCTCATCCTGTAACTGTTCCTTtgtcagaaaagaaatcacCCGAAAGTATCATTATCTGCCTTCACTCAGGTAACTCAGTAGCTCAGACCGATAAAAGTCCagctgggcagtgaggaggCAAGGAGACATCCTACAGCTTTCTTTCCTTGCAGAtaaaaacccaaggaaaagagcTCCATCAGATGTTTAGTTGATCATACAACACTGTGATCAGCAGCTTTTGCAGATACCACTCTCAGATGCTGTAGCCCACAGTTACTGGGTCACTGGCCCTGCTCTGTGACATCCTTGGCACTTCAGGATGGTGAAAGcagccagctgctcccaggttTTAGCCCCAGGAAAGTACAAACTCAGTTGCTGTCTCACGGCTGGGGGGGGGgttgcgggggggggggggggggcgggggggaaagACCAATAAAAAAGCTATTTAAGTCATTGAAAACAGCTGACCAGCCATGACAAACACTCACTGCccctttcagaaaaaaagttcCAACACCAACACTGGATGACATGGGGGGTACATTTTAACACTTTTTTCTTAAGACTCTCTGTTAGTAATGGAAAAACTTTCAGGACAGACTTTTGTTAGCTGAGACTTCTAGGACAAGCTAACAAGTTAATTGGTTACATCTCTCTCACAAGCACTGCCAATCACTTACTCTATATTTGACCAAGTTTATCAAATCAACTACACATTTCCTTCAGAGCATCACTTTGCTGTGCCATGATGGAAAAGTAAACCAGAAGTGTTAGAGCATAGATGTGCCACACACAGGATGTCAAGTGTAAAGAATTGACTGACCAAATGAGATTCAGTCTCTTACTTTGCTTTAAACAATGCAGTTGATCAGTATGGTCAGTAGACAAACAGAGCCTCTATATTCTCCCTTCAGGGAGAATCAGAGGCTGTCCACAGGAACGCTGAATTAGGAACTGAAAAACCTGAATGAAGACAAAGGTTGCTTACCTCATCAATTAACTTCCTGGCATTTGCAGTTGTGTAGTCACCAGCAAAAAACACGGCCAAACACGATTCATCGCTGTTTTTCTGTCTCCGTCCTCGAGTTATGGGTATTATGCTCTTTGTAGCATCAGTAGAAACCCTGACAGTTTTCAGCTcctcagagctgggcagaggaacATAATCTTGGACTACAGCAGTTTCAGGCAAAAGGCCCCAGTTATTTTCCCCAGACACAGGGGTAAAGTCATGGATGTTGCTCCACGTGTTATTGAAGATACTCAGACCAGCATCTTTAAATTGTAAAGCAAGCTCAGGATAATAGTACTGGAAACATCCAAATTTCATACCCGTGGAGGACTCAATAATGGGCTGGGTGGCACAGCACAAGAACACCTCCAGCTTTCTGCAGTCCCGCGTGCGGAACTGTTGGCAGGCAACCACACATTTACAATCTTTGCAGTCACGGAAAAACACGCTGCCTTTTATTGGTCCTAAAAAGATTTGGCAATTTACACAGTCATCAATCGTGATTGTAGCAGAATGGTCAAATATGTAGATTTTACAGTTTTCACAGTCCTGAATGACAAATTGTTGCCCTGCTACTTTTCCAGGCAGTCGACCCACAGTTTCATTCTTCAGTCCGGAAAAAGTGTAATCTTTGGGGTCAATCTGAaggaggaataaaataaaaaaaaaaggttaaagtCTTCAAATGCAGAGaatattataatattaaatGCCCATTGACTCGCACTGATTGAAGTACCACTGAATTGTACAGGATAAACTGCCACAAGGGTCTTCAATAAGTGATGAAAGATCAGAAGCAACTCTTTCAGCTAAACTACTGGAATACACAGTATTGAGATACAGCTAAGAAGTGAAGCTACACTTCTGAGAATCTCcaggggaataaaaaaaaaaagcaactcaGTTTGTCCTTTAATAAATAAAGAGGCAAGGGGAGCTAATTTCAACTGTAGACTCTGAACTGTTTCAACAAGGATGATGGTTCTGGGTAGAGTAGTAACTGTAATAAATAAATTGTCCAACA harbors:
- the RP2 gene encoding protein XRP2, with the protein product MGCFFSRRRKPAQGGQLPLQQPAGAGQDAGTGEQKAPQYSWDLRAKIDPKDYTFSGLKNETVGRLPGKVAGQQFVIQDCENCKIYIFDHSATITIDDCVNCQIFLGPIKGSVFFRDCKDCKCVVACQQFRTRDCRKLEVFLCCATQPIIESSTGMKFGCFQYYYPELALQFKDAGLSIFNNTWSNIHDFTPVSGENNWGLLPETAVVQDYVPLPSSEELKTVRVSTDATKSIIPITRGRRQKNSDESCLAVFFAGDYTTANARKLIDEMTSKGFQLVQTKEVLMKAEDAHRVFQQSALEFIPLLEKGPVIALEFNGDGAVEQCQSTVNEVFSGTKVFVSESKASASQDVDNFYNFADMQMGM